A window of the Sandaracinaceae bacterium genome harbors these coding sequences:
- a CDS encoding insulinase family protein gives MRSIPPRGPLVAFSILCAVGLGSVAFVWALGSTSPAHAQVPNLPVVERRLDNGLRVLVQRDRRSSRVGVALQYHVGFRTTPQGFRGLPHIVEHLMYTGSEHAPEGAAAYFEPAGGTGMNGMTGQDATTYYVELPARELDLALWIESDRMAYLITALDEAKVARERSVVLQEWRERVSGRASGWLTETVQAAMYPEGHPYRLLGDDPEHVASIRLAHVQWFLQQFYVPDNATLAIVGDVDPDRAIASVQRYFGSIPRSRAPVPVPQPAVVRLDASRFVEFEAPTYTDTVMLVWPTPPYLEADDATLDVLAKLLDRRLESMVTGPLRSAGAAQASHQLASEFSIVLNMEPGTDPRPYVAAVDGYLAQLQQNTLRAGTLPAYLEDATNWITRGYEGYDDRAMSLALSPEGHVVSPHFLASRYATLGADDVRRVANTWLPIDRRLVVHVRSVPDAPMGGRVAPLRVGGLQ, from the coding sequence ATGAGGAGCATCCCCCCACGTGGCCCCTTGGTCGCGTTCTCGATCCTGTGCGCGGTCGGGCTCGGCTCGGTCGCGTTCGTCTGGGCGCTCGGGTCGACCTCGCCCGCACACGCGCAGGTGCCCAACCTCCCCGTCGTCGAGCGCCGCCTGGACAACGGGCTGCGCGTGCTCGTACAGCGAGACCGGCGCTCCTCGCGTGTGGGCGTGGCGTTGCAGTACCACGTGGGTTTCCGCACCACGCCGCAGGGGTTCCGCGGCTTGCCTCACATCGTCGAACACCTGATGTACACCGGGTCGGAGCATGCGCCGGAGGGGGCGGCCGCCTACTTCGAGCCCGCGGGGGGAACGGGCATGAACGGCATGACCGGTCAGGACGCCACCACCTACTACGTCGAGCTCCCGGCTCGCGAGCTCGACCTGGCGCTGTGGATCGAGAGCGATCGCATGGCCTACCTCATCACGGCGCTCGACGAGGCGAAGGTGGCGCGCGAGCGCAGCGTGGTGCTCCAGGAGTGGCGCGAGCGAGTCAGCGGCCGGGCCAGCGGCTGGCTGACCGAGACCGTGCAGGCGGCGATGTACCCCGAGGGGCACCCCTATCGGCTGCTGGGCGACGACCCCGAGCACGTCGCGTCCATCCGTCTCGCGCACGTGCAGTGGTTCCTGCAGCAGTTCTACGTGCCCGACAACGCCACGCTCGCCATCGTGGGCGACGTCGACCCGGACCGCGCGATCGCGAGCGTGCAGCGGTACTTCGGGTCCATCCCGCGGAGCCGCGCGCCCGTCCCCGTGCCTCAGCCCGCCGTCGTGCGACTCGATGCGTCGCGGTTCGTCGAGTTCGAAGCTCCGACGTATACGGATACCGTGATGCTCGTGTGGCCCACGCCGCCCTACCTCGAGGCGGACGACGCCACGTTGGATGTGCTCGCGAAGCTGCTCGACCGGCGCCTCGAATCCATGGTGACCGGTCCCCTGCGCAGCGCGGGCGCCGCGCAGGCCAGCCATCAGCTCGCCTCGGAGTTCAGCATCGTGCTCAACATGGAGCCCGGCACGGACCCGCGACCGTACGTCGCGGCGGTGGACGGATACCTCGCGCAGCTGCAGCAGAACACACTCCGCGCGGGCACGCTGCCGGCGTACCTCGAGGACGCCACCAACTGGATTACGCGTGGCTACGAGGGGTACGACGACCGCGCGATGAGCCTCGCCCTCAGCCCAGAGGGCCACGTGGTGTCGCCGCACTTCCTCGCGTCGCGTTATGCGACGCTAGGGGCCGACGACGTCCGGCGCGTGGCGAACACCTGGCTGCCCATCGACCGTCGCCTGGTCGTGCACGTGCGCAGCGTGCCGGACGCTCCCATGGGCGGACGTGTGGCGCCGCTGCGCGTGGGAGGTCTCCAGTGA
- a CDS encoding CAP domain-containing protein, whose translation MSTRCLRRQRTARRPLGVALASLMAGIVAVGAWPGGPGISAPSSAQAPACAPEDALDEAAAALLLRPSAPDGDSLSVALAEASSDLPGARVLRAPVSDARARARFLAEARQRADAPLVCGEAESETVRVLVVAARAGRLTRDVASGASADEVRVALAPSFRDAYLAGRDADDQLHRWPVDDDVLARGFTVPAGLPRPVLLQLVASGPSGPRPLSRLLVGTAASTSASGATLSVDGDDDLPSRVGALRAHHGVRDLRLNRLLVVEASAHAARVCHSGRVRHQGVEGDAEDPRERLLRRGVQARVVGETVARGRDLQAALRVLSESPSHHMTLVDPRFTDVGYGTVNTAGGTCVVALFAAWPRYVPH comes from the coding sequence GTGTCCACCCGTTGCCTCCGTCGTCAACGCACCGCGCGTCGCCCGCTGGGGGTGGCGCTGGCGTCGCTGATGGCAGGCATCGTGGCCGTCGGTGCTTGGCCCGGGGGCCCGGGCATCTCCGCGCCGTCGAGCGCACAGGCGCCCGCGTGCGCTCCTGAGGATGCGCTCGACGAGGCCGCAGCGGCGCTCCTCTTGCGTCCGAGCGCTCCCGACGGGGACTCGCTCAGCGTGGCGCTCGCAGAGGCGTCTTCCGACCTGCCTGGGGCGCGCGTCCTGCGAGCTCCCGTGAGCGACGCGCGTGCGCGGGCCCGCTTCCTCGCCGAGGCCCGGCAGCGCGCGGACGCGCCCTTGGTGTGCGGCGAGGCGGAGAGCGAGACGGTGCGCGTGCTCGTGGTGGCCGCGCGCGCAGGTCGGCTGACGCGGGACGTCGCGAGCGGTGCAAGCGCCGATGAGGTGCGGGTCGCCCTCGCGCCCAGCTTCCGTGATGCGTACCTGGCGGGACGCGACGCGGACGACCAGCTGCACCGCTGGCCCGTGGACGACGACGTGCTCGCGCGCGGCTTCACCGTCCCCGCCGGGCTGCCGCGCCCCGTGCTCTTGCAGCTGGTGGCGAGTGGGCCGTCGGGTCCCCGCCCGCTCTCGCGCCTGTTGGTGGGCACCGCCGCGTCCACCTCCGCGTCAGGCGCAACGCTCTCCGTGGACGGCGACGATGACCTCCCGTCGCGGGTGGGGGCGCTGCGTGCACATCACGGCGTGCGTGACCTGCGCCTGAACCGACTGCTGGTGGTCGAGGCCAGTGCCCACGCAGCGCGGGTGTGCCACAGCGGCCGCGTGCGCCATCAGGGCGTCGAGGGGGACGCCGAGGACCCGCGGGAGCGTCTGTTGCGCCGCGGCGTGCAGGCGCGCGTGGTGGGGGAGACTGTCGCGCGGGGGCGTGACCTGCAGGCGGCGCTGCGCGTGCTCTCCGAGAGCCCCTCGCACCACATGACCCTCGTGGACCCGCGCTTCACCGACGTGGGCTACGGTACGGTGAACACTGCGGGAGGGACGTGCGTGGTCGCGCTGTTCGCGGCGTGGCCGCGCTACGTGCCGCACTGA
- a CDS encoding acyl-CoA carboxylase subunit beta, with protein sequence MTAQRYPVLRTKVDTRSEAYAANQKGNLAMLAKVGKALEQSRAGGGEKYVARHVERGRLLPRQRIELLLDRDSHFVEIGALAGHDIKGETTGAGLVGGIGVISGTECVITASEATVKGGAVTPMGVNKSGRLMEIAEQNRMVGVSLIESAGADLPNQDKIFVRGGEGFRDLTRRSKARIPTVCLVFGSSTAGGAYLPGMSDYVVMVKEQAQVYLAGPPLVKMATGEETDHEELGGAEMHSSISGVSDYLAENEVDAIRLGREIVAHLDYDKPNVMPATGPGVVEEPRYSAEELLGIASADIRVGFDQREVIARIVDGSRFSEFKPLYGKTLVCGWAHVHGFPVGILANNGTLFSDSANKGAQFIQLCNQQNIPLVFLQNTTGFMVGKQYEQEGIIKNGAKLINAVSNSTVPAITIMTGASYGAGNYAMCGRAYAPRFVFTWPNHRIAVMGGKQLAGVLDIIQRDAASKKGEEVDEKKLTVMKMMIEGQVNDQSSPLYASARLWDDGIIDPRDTRTVLAISLSAAYCAPVAGTMEFGVFRH encoded by the coding sequence ATGACGGCGCAACGGTACCCGGTCCTACGCACCAAAGTCGATACCCGCTCGGAGGCCTACGCGGCCAACCAGAAGGGCAACCTCGCGATGCTCGCCAAGGTGGGCAAGGCGCTCGAGCAGTCGCGCGCTGGGGGCGGCGAGAAGTACGTGGCGCGTCACGTGGAGCGCGGTCGCTTGCTGCCGCGGCAGCGCATCGAGCTGCTGCTCGACCGGGACTCGCACTTCGTCGAGATCGGAGCGCTGGCCGGGCACGACATCAAGGGCGAGACCACCGGCGCCGGCCTCGTGGGCGGCATCGGCGTCATCAGCGGCACCGAGTGCGTCATCACGGCCAGCGAAGCCACGGTCAAGGGCGGCGCGGTCACGCCGATGGGCGTGAACAAGAGCGGTCGCCTGATGGAGATCGCCGAGCAGAACCGCATGGTGGGCGTCAGCTTGATCGAGAGCGCCGGCGCGGACCTGCCCAACCAGGACAAGATCTTCGTGCGCGGCGGCGAGGGCTTCCGCGACCTCACGCGGCGCAGCAAGGCGCGCATCCCCACGGTGTGTCTCGTCTTTGGCAGCTCCACGGCCGGTGGCGCCTACCTGCCGGGCATGAGCGACTACGTGGTGATGGTGAAGGAGCAGGCGCAGGTCTACCTGGCGGGCCCCCCGCTGGTAAAGATGGCGACGGGCGAAGAGACCGACCACGAGGAGCTGGGCGGCGCCGAGATGCACTCCAGCATCAGCGGCGTGAGCGACTACCTCGCGGAGAACGAGGTGGACGCCATCCGCCTCGGGCGCGAGATCGTGGCGCACCTCGACTACGACAAGCCCAACGTGATGCCCGCCACGGGACCGGGTGTGGTGGAAGAGCCGCGCTACAGCGCCGAGGAGCTGCTGGGCATCGCGTCAGCCGACATCCGCGTGGGCTTCGACCAGCGCGAGGTCATCGCGCGCATCGTGGACGGCTCGCGCTTCAGCGAGTTCAAGCCTCTGTACGGCAAGACCCTGGTGTGCGGCTGGGCGCACGTGCACGGCTTCCCGGTGGGCATCCTCGCCAACAACGGCACGCTCTTCAGCGACTCGGCCAACAAGGGCGCGCAGTTCATCCAGCTGTGCAACCAGCAGAACATCCCCCTGGTGTTCTTGCAGAACACCACCGGCTTCATGGTGGGCAAGCAGTACGAGCAGGAGGGCATCATCAAGAACGGCGCCAAGCTCATCAACGCGGTGAGCAACAGCACGGTGCCGGCCATCACCATCATGACCGGCGCCAGCTACGGCGCGGGCAACTACGCGATGTGCGGGCGCGCCTATGCCCCGCGCTTCGTGTTCACGTGGCCCAACCACCGCATCGCCGTCATGGGCGGCAAGCAGCTGGCGGGCGTGCTGGACATCATCCAGCGCGACGCGGCCAGCAAGAAGGGCGAAGAGGTGGACGAGAAGAAGCTGACCGTCATGAAGATGATGATCGAAGGCCAGGTGAACGATCAGTCGAGCCCCCTCTACGCCTCCGCGCGCCTGTGGGACGACGGAATCATCGACCCGCGCGACACCCGCACGGTGCTCGCCATCAGCCTGTCGGCGGCATACTGCGCGCCCGTCGCGGGCACCATGGAATTCGGCGTCTTCCGGCACTGA
- a CDS encoding insulinase family protein, whose protein sequence is MSRVVTQPGPPSASWARTAQLAPRSRFATLLMLVWMVGCGATGGLPAPTHPLTRAPDEPFRRHPPEILPGPPLRAPALSEVQLPNGLTLIVVPRPGWPTVSVALVTRATELDYEPGALELSSAYIARLGVLRQPDTVLGFGAGLTGAAVTGTAQTRDLETVLDAFAEAIVAELDTRAMQQARAELLLDEEMSASSPLGAGRSFAMQALYLPSASFGALRRDRYRAVANVSPPLLSVVTRDAFRPADTAVILVGDITAERARALVEPRLGAPYEGRPRATRSAPPAHDTQLPLGAGSMRSSQLQLVYGLPAPQLHEDDWAAYQVLEAVLAGGFTSSLNTRIRHQLGASYGVRWGSWFDYPGHAAFIEARIDAERAVPALTAFFTELTRVRQAPLGEAELDRARRVVWGEWEARFATPGGLLGVCQRAFSARMSVDDVAARAEATRHVSASAVHGVATVRLRPARNVVVLTGPLEALRGYQVTRSEAGFALVPAPLGVPLR, encoded by the coding sequence GTGAGTCGTGTGGTCACACAGCCGGGTCCTCCCTCGGCGTCGTGGGCGCGGACGGCGCAGCTCGCGCCACGCTCGCGCTTCGCGACGCTGCTGATGTTGGTGTGGATGGTGGGGTGCGGCGCGACCGGAGGGCTCCCCGCGCCGACTCATCCGCTAACGCGCGCGCCGGACGAGCCGTTCCGTCGACACCCGCCCGAGATCCTCCCTGGCCCACCGCTACGCGCGCCCGCCCTGAGCGAGGTGCAGCTGCCGAACGGGTTGACGCTCATCGTGGTGCCACGGCCCGGGTGGCCCACCGTGTCGGTGGCGCTCGTCACGCGCGCCACCGAGCTCGACTACGAGCCAGGCGCGCTGGAGCTCTCGTCCGCGTACATCGCGCGCCTCGGCGTGCTCCGCCAACCGGACACGGTGCTCGGCTTCGGGGCTGGGCTCACAGGCGCCGCGGTGACGGGGACCGCGCAGACGCGGGACCTCGAGACCGTGCTCGACGCGTTCGCGGAGGCCATCGTGGCCGAGCTCGACACTCGAGCCATGCAGCAAGCGCGTGCCGAGCTGCTGCTGGACGAGGAGATGTCCGCCAGCTCCCCGCTAGGCGCTGGGCGCAGCTTCGCCATGCAGGCGCTGTACCTCCCCTCCGCGTCGTTCGGCGCGCTGCGCCGCGATCGCTACCGCGCCGTGGCGAACGTGTCGCCGCCGCTGCTCAGCGTGGTGACGCGTGACGCGTTCCGCCCCGCGGACACAGCGGTCATCCTCGTGGGGGACATCACGGCCGAGCGTGCCCGCGCGCTGGTGGAGCCACGCCTCGGCGCACCCTACGAAGGGCGACCGCGCGCCACGCGCAGCGCGCCGCCTGCGCACGATACGCAGCTCCCGCTCGGGGCGGGCAGCATGCGCAGCTCGCAACTGCAGCTGGTGTATGGGCTGCCCGCCCCCCAGCTGCACGAAGACGACTGGGCGGCGTACCAAGTGCTCGAGGCCGTGCTCGCCGGGGGCTTCACGTCCAGCCTCAACACGCGTATCCGGCACCAGCTGGGCGCGAGCTATGGCGTGCGCTGGGGCTCGTGGTTCGACTACCCCGGGCACGCGGCGTTCATCGAGGCCCGCATCGACGCGGAGCGCGCCGTGCCGGCGCTCACGGCGTTCTTCACCGAGCTGACGCGCGTGCGGCAAGCACCCCTCGGGGAGGCCGAGCTGGATCGCGCGCGGCGCGTTGTGTGGGGCGAGTGGGAGGCGCGCTTCGCGACGCCAGGAGGGCTCTTGGGGGTTTGTCAGCGCGCCTTCTCGGCGCGCATGAGCGTCGACGACGTGGCTGCGCGGGCGGAGGCCACCCGCCACGTCAGCGCGTCGGCAGTGCATGGCGTGGCCACTGTGCGCTTGCGACCGGCCCGCAACGTGGTCGTGCTGACGGGGCCGCTCGAGGCGCTCAGAGGCTACCAGGTCACGCGCAGCGAGGCGGGCTTCGCGTTGGTCCCTGCTCCGCTGGGGGTGCCGCTCCGCTGA
- a CDS encoding ATP-grasp domain-containing protein: protein MSTTRIQKILIANRGEIARRIIRTCKRLGIASVAVFSDADESMPFVREADEAVRIGPAPSAESYLRADKILEAAKRTGADAIHPGYGFLSENTAFAQACADAGVIFIGPTAAAIASMGSKREAKRLVGAAGVPVIPGYDGADQDPAVLAQKALEVGFPVLLKASAGGGGKGMKLVRAESELADAIASARREGENSFGDGTLLVERYVERPRHVEIQILGDAHGRLLHLHERECSIQRRHQKIIEESPSPALTPELRAKMGAAAVLCGQAIGYTNAGTVEFILSPEGEFFFLEVNTRLQVEHPVTECITGLDLVEQQIRVAEGRALTFGQDEVPLMGHALEVRIYAEDPAGGFLPQSGPVLDWYLPAMEGLRVDGGVESGDVVGIHYDPMMAKIITHGADREQSVRRMQRALSMLSVQGLATNRDFLLQLLAHPAFLSGDLHTHFIDQHFPDGITTDASAAQLEEAALVAALAAQAAREGARAVVPGVPSGFRNNRFAPEWAAFEPPSGDSLRVEYVHAGAGRFEVTLPSGSRQVTRIAAETSGRAITLRLEVDGLRRSYRVVLADERCFVQWAEASVELREQPRFPDLAAQVPKGGCVAPMPGKIIEVRVQAGDRVAAGQTLLVMEAMKMEHAVTASADGVVAELYVAASEQVEADTLLALVTPDDDAA, encoded by the coding sequence ATGAGCACCACACGCATTCAGAAAATCCTCATCGCCAACCGCGGCGAGATCGCGCGCCGCATCATCCGCACCTGCAAGCGCCTCGGCATCGCGTCCGTGGCGGTCTTCTCCGACGCGGACGAGTCCATGCCCTTCGTGCGCGAAGCCGACGAGGCCGTGCGCATCGGGCCCGCGCCCAGCGCGGAGAGCTACCTGCGCGCCGACAAGATCCTCGAGGCCGCCAAGCGCACGGGTGCCGACGCCATCCACCCGGGCTACGGCTTCCTGTCCGAGAACACGGCGTTCGCGCAGGCCTGTGCCGACGCGGGCGTGATCTTCATCGGGCCTACGGCGGCCGCCATCGCGTCCATGGGCAGCAAGCGCGAGGCCAAGCGCCTGGTGGGCGCCGCGGGCGTGCCCGTCATCCCCGGCTACGACGGGGCGGACCAAGACCCCGCCGTGCTGGCGCAGAAGGCCCTCGAGGTGGGCTTCCCCGTGCTGCTCAAGGCCAGCGCGGGCGGCGGCGGCAAGGGCATGAAGCTGGTGCGGGCCGAGAGCGAGCTGGCCGACGCCATCGCGTCTGCGCGGCGCGAGGGCGAGAACAGCTTCGGCGACGGGACGCTGCTGGTGGAGCGCTACGTCGAGCGCCCGCGCCACGTCGAGATCCAGATCCTGGGCGACGCGCACGGCAGGCTGCTGCACCTGCACGAGCGCGAGTGCTCCATCCAGCGGCGCCACCAGAAGATCATCGAGGAGAGCCCGTCGCCCGCGCTCACGCCCGAGCTGCGCGCCAAGATGGGCGCCGCGGCCGTGCTCTGTGGGCAGGCCATCGGCTACACCAACGCCGGCACGGTGGAGTTCATCCTGTCGCCCGAGGGCGAGTTCTTCTTCCTCGAGGTGAACACGCGCCTGCAGGTGGAGCACCCCGTCACGGAGTGCATCACCGGGCTCGACCTGGTGGAGCAGCAGATCCGGGTGGCCGAGGGGCGCGCGCTCACGTTCGGGCAGGACGAGGTGCCGCTCATGGGCCACGCCCTCGAGGTGCGCATCTACGCGGAGGACCCGGCGGGCGGCTTCCTGCCGCAGAGCGGCCCCGTGCTGGACTGGTACCTGCCCGCCATGGAGGGGCTGCGTGTGGACGGCGGCGTCGAGTCGGGTGACGTGGTGGGCATCCACTACGACCCGATGATGGCGAAGATCATCACGCACGGCGCGGACCGCGAGCAGAGCGTACGACGCATGCAGCGCGCGCTCTCCATGCTGTCCGTGCAGGGTCTGGCCACCAACCGCGACTTCCTGCTGCAGCTGCTGGCGCACCCGGCGTTCCTTTCGGGCGACCTGCACACGCACTTCATCGACCAGCACTTCCCGGATGGCATCACGACGGACGCCTCTGCAGCGCAGCTGGAGGAGGCCGCGTTGGTGGCCGCGCTGGCTGCGCAGGCGGCGCGTGAGGGAGCCCGGGCGGTCGTGCCTGGCGTCCCCAGCGGCTTCCGCAACAACCGCTTCGCGCCCGAGTGGGCCGCGTTCGAGCCGCCTTCGGGCGACAGCCTGCGCGTGGAGTACGTGCACGCGGGCGCGGGCCGCTTCGAGGTCACGCTGCCGAGCGGTTCGCGCCAGGTGACGCGCATCGCCGCCGAGACCAGCGGGCGCGCCATCACGCTGCGGCTCGAGGTGGACGGCCTGCGGCGCAGCTACCGCGTGGTGCTGGCCGACGAGCGCTGCTTCGTGCAGTGGGCCGAGGCCAGCGTCGAGCTGCGCGAGCAGCCGCGCTTCCCGGACCTCGCGGCGCAGGTGCCCAAGGGCGGCTGTGTGGCGCCCATGCCCGGCAAGATCATCGAGGTGCGCGTGCAGGCGGGTGACCGCGTCGCGGCCGGACAGACGCTGCTCGTGATGGAGGCCATGAAGATGGAGCACGCCGTCACCGCCAGCGCCGATGGCGTGGTGGCCGAGCTCTACGTCGCGGCCAGCGAGCAGGTGGAGGCCGATACACTGCTGGCGCTGGTCACGCCTGACGACGACGCCGCGTAG
- a CDS encoding PKD domain-containing protein, producing MNGTPQPRHAPRRGRAATPLATLLALLASQGCGARDGITTEAPDASRPGAPVEVDCGRSVQYTAPRQTLELVATAESESPIIDAAFTFIEGPGMPTLEPPSGPRALFTPTEAGTHLVRFEATNADGRAASCDITVEAVVGPPVAICPEDSFRTPVDSAVLLEGAGFDDDAVVGYQWDVVRTVAGASPVLQPRTEPVTQFESDVAGEYLLRLTVYDEEGATDDCFVPVTVTDRPTVICPEGPIAAPTRQPVALEAVVMDDGAVVRETWEVVTRPQSSSASPTPSTSRRTTLTPDRVGEYRLRFTAEDQDGFTDSCEVSVIGTETPPSVMCPAVIETTPLTPTAVNGSAVDDGVIRSAGWTVIGAPTGSAAGPPRPADNVRTVYTPDIAGEYTLRLRVQDDSGHSAECTTLVRAVATEGLRVEIFWDTNGTDMDTHLLHPDARTWNSSLDCYYGNCIGGLSWSAPGQADDPRLDIDDVDGFGPENINIMTPAAGTYRVGVHSYRGDGRVTVRIYCGGSASTPRRTFGPTRLSQSDLLWRVADVTISPTGCVIDELGSVRDFSRTGEPR from the coding sequence ATGAACGGAACGCCACAGCCCAGACACGCACCTCGCAGGGGTCGCGCGGCCACGCCCCTCGCGACGCTGCTCGCCCTGCTCGCGTCCCAAGGCTGCGGCGCCCGCGACGGGATCACCACCGAGGCCCCGGATGCCTCTCGCCCTGGCGCACCGGTGGAGGTGGACTGCGGGCGCAGCGTTCAGTACACGGCGCCGCGCCAAACGCTCGAGCTGGTCGCCACCGCGGAGTCGGAAAGCCCCATCATCGACGCGGCCTTCACGTTCATCGAGGGGCCTGGCATGCCAACCCTCGAGCCCCCTTCGGGACCCCGCGCGCTGTTCACGCCGACGGAAGCCGGTACGCACTTGGTCCGTTTCGAGGCGACCAACGCGGACGGCCGGGCAGCTTCGTGCGACATCACGGTGGAGGCGGTGGTTGGCCCACCTGTCGCGATCTGCCCCGAGGATTCTTTCCGCACACCCGTGGACTCGGCCGTGCTCTTGGAGGGGGCAGGCTTCGATGATGACGCGGTCGTGGGCTACCAGTGGGACGTCGTCCGCACCGTCGCCGGCGCCTCGCCGGTGCTGCAGCCACGCACCGAGCCGGTCACCCAGTTCGAGAGCGACGTGGCTGGCGAGTACCTCCTGCGTCTGACCGTGTACGACGAAGAGGGCGCGACCGACGACTGCTTCGTGCCCGTGACGGTGACCGACCGCCCGACCGTCATCTGCCCCGAGGGTCCCATCGCCGCACCGACGCGCCAACCTGTGGCGCTCGAGGCTGTCGTGATGGACGATGGCGCCGTCGTGCGGGAGACGTGGGAGGTGGTGACGCGCCCCCAGAGCAGCAGCGCCTCCCCCACCCCGTCCACGTCGCGGCGCACCACGCTCACCCCCGACCGCGTGGGCGAGTACCGCCTGCGCTTCACGGCCGAGGACCAAGACGGCTTCACGGACAGCTGCGAGGTGAGCGTCATCGGCACCGAGACGCCGCCCTCGGTCATGTGTCCCGCGGTGATCGAGACCACGCCGCTCACGCCCACGGCCGTCAACGGCAGCGCGGTAGACGACGGCGTCATCCGCTCGGCCGGCTGGACGGTCATTGGCGCGCCCACGGGCTCCGCGGCAGGTCCGCCGCGCCCAGCGGACAACGTGCGCACGGTGTACACGCCGGACATCGCGGGTGAGTACACGCTGCGCCTGCGCGTCCAAGACGACTCCGGACACTCGGCGGAGTGCACCACCCTCGTGCGCGCCGTGGCCACGGAGGGGCTGCGCGTGGAGATCTTCTGGGACACGAACGGCACCGACATGGACACCCACCTGTTGCACCCCGACGCGCGCACGTGGAACTCCAGCCTCGACTGCTACTACGGCAACTGCATCGGTGGCCTGTCGTGGTCGGCCCCGGGACAAGCCGACGATCCCCGCCTCGACATCGACGACGTGGACGGGTTCGGCCCCGAGAACATCAACATCATGACGCCGGCCGCGGGGACCTACCGAGTGGGCGTGCACTCGTACCGCGGTGATGGGCGCGTGACCGTCCGCATCTACTGCGGAGGCTCGGCGTCGACACCGCGGCGCACCTTCGGCCCCACACGCTTGTCGCAGAGCGACCTCCTCTGGCGCGTCGCAGACGTGACCATCTCACCGACTGGCTGCGTGATCGACGAGCTCGGCTCCGTGCGGGACTTCTCGCGCACGGGCGAGCCACGCTGA